In Littorina saxatilis isolate snail1 linkage group LG8, US_GU_Lsax_2.0, whole genome shotgun sequence, a single genomic region encodes these proteins:
- the LOC138973450 gene encoding uncharacterized protein: MYLKLMNWDRDYAAGVLPMFLRDSASIWYDSLGEENKATWTTVKTAFEERFLPHPAMRWANLDRFNSRAQRPNESVDDYVQEMLKRGNDLQKSQAEIMETIIRGLSDYISQFVIEREPKTMSDTLHYAKLAESIKRKPGQDDAARGVAALAAQIAQLQASMTELASIRLDAGVMPATASPLPTDNRHPNQQYYMSDNQPVSNQSMPPQYTPRPGNSASGFQPRPAAPAVPLYGQRTMQCYACHDWGHSFRTCRFNRAQCRGCLTVGHILKACPKRQGAAQQ, translated from the coding sequence ATGTACTTGAAGCTTATGAACTGGGATAGGGATTACGCAGCCGGCGTTCTTCCTATGTTTCTCAGGGACTCTGCCTCCATTTGGTATGACAGCCTGGGAGAGGAGAACAAAGCCACATGGACGACGGTGAAAACAGCCTTTGAAGAACGTTTCCTGCCACACCCAGCCATGAGATGGGCTAACCTGGATAGATTCAACTCGAGAGCACAGCGACCGAACGAGTCGGTAGATGACTACGTACAGGAAATGCTTAAACGAGGAAACGATTTGCAGAAAAGCCAGGCGGAGATAATGGAGACGATAATCAGAGGACTGTCGGATTACATCTCACAATTCGTCATCGAGAGAGAGCCGAAGACGATGTCGGATACGCTCCATTACGCCAAGCTGGCGGAATCCATCAAGAGAAAGCCCGGGCAGGACGACGCGGCGAGAGGAGTTGCTGCGCTCGCGGCACAAATTGCTCAACTGCAAGCGAGCATGACGGAACTGGCCTCCATTCGTCTGGACGCTGGCGTGATGCCTGCAACAGCTTCGCCGCTGCCAACGGACAACAGGCACCCGAACCAGCAATACTATATGTCCGACAACCAACCTGTCAGCAACCAGAGCATGCCACCGCAGTACACACCAAGACCAGGCAACTCAGCCAGCGGTTTCCAACCTCGCCCAGCCGCACCCGCCGTTCCTTTGTACGGACAAAGGACAATGCAATGTTATGCATGCCATGATTGGGGGCACTCATTTCGTACGTGTCGTTTCAACAGGGCCCAGTGTCGAGGCTGCCTTACGGTGGGACATATATTGAAGGCATGTCCAAAGCGGCAGGGTGCCGCTCAGCAATAG